In Methanocella paludicola SANAE, the sequence ATACTTATCGATAAGATCAACGGCCTCGCTGGCACAGTGAAGGCGATCCTGAGCGTGCCTAAGCCCGCGGCGTCTAAATTCAAGTTCAAGGACCTCACCTTCTTTTTACAGTTCGTGAAGCCGGTCTGGAAGATCGGGGCGCTGAGCGTGCTCATGGTCATGATGTCCACCGCCATCAGCGCGCTCCTTCCCATGTCCAGCAAGATATTCATCGACTTCGTGATACAAAAAACGGGCTATGCAGGCGTCGAGAACTTTCTCGGCTCGCTTGGGCTGGGCGCGTATGCCCCGGCAGTGAACGGGCACCTGAGCTCCATCAACTTCCTGGTATTGCTGGTCATCGTCGTCGGCGTCGCGAGCTTAGTCCTGAACATCCTGGAGAGCTATTTCTCCTCCATTTACCAGCAGCAGATGACGTTCAACGTGCAGACCAGCCTGTTCGACCACGTCCTCCGGTTCCCCATGTCGTTTATCAAGAGCAAGCAGACCGGGTACCTGATGTCCCGCGTCTCGGACGACGTGAGCATGATGCAGTACCTCTTCTCGGACGCGGTCACCACCATCATATCTAACCTGTTCTACCTGATCTTCGGCGTGGCGATCTTAGTTTCCATGAACGCCCGCCTCGCGGCCATCATCGCCTGCGTGATACCCGTTTACATCGCCGTCCGGTACCTGTTCTCCGACAGGATCAGGGCTTTAAGCCGCAGGGAAAGGGAGTACAACTCCGAAGTATCGAGGGACATGCAGGAGGCCATATCGGGCGTCGAAGTGGTCAAGTCCTACGCCATGGAGAAAAGAGAGGTCGGCAAGATTGCCTCCAAGCTCCAGAACGTGATAAGAACGAGGATCGCCCGGTCCCTTCTCATGGCCTTCGCCAGCTCGTTCATGAGCGGCACCATGTTCGCGCTGACCATCGTGGTCATGTTCTTCGGCGCCTTCGACATACAGGCCGGCCGCATGACGATAGGCGACTACGTCGCCTTTATCACCTACATCATGTTTCTCTCTAACGCCGTAAATATGCTATACAGGACTTACCTGACCTTCCAGCCCGCGTTCGCCTCCATGGACCGGCTTAAGGAGATGTTCGACATCGCCCCGGAGTTCGAATGGGGCCAGCAGTCGATGAAGAAGCCGGGCCATATAAAAGGTAACGTGCGGTTTGATAACGTGTCTTTTTCTTACGGCAGCGAGCCGACCCTGAAAAATATCGGCTTCGAGGTCAGGCCCGGCGAGACCGTGGCCCTGGTCGGCCATAGCGGCGCGGGCAAGACCACGCTGGTCAGCCTTCTGCTGAAACTATACGTCCCCCAGTCCGGCAAAATAACGCTGGACGGCGTCGACCTGAATGAGCTGGACCACTCGTGGCTCCGCCAGCAGATCAGCATCGTCTCCCAGGACATCTTCCTGTTTAACGATACCATCGAGAATAATATCAAGTATGGCCGGCCTGAGGCCTCGAGGGAGGAGGTCGTCCATGTGGCGAAGAAGGCAAGGATACACGATTTCATCGAGAGCCTCCCGGATGGCTATGATACACTTATTGGCGAGAGGGGCACCAAGCTCTCCGTCGGGCAGAGGCAGCGCATATCCATCGCCAGGGCCTTCCTCAAGGATACGCCGCTGATAATTCTGGACGAGCCCACCTCGGCCATCGACCCCGAGACCGAGCTACACCTGAAGGCGTCGCTGGACGAGCTCATGAAAGGCAGGACGACTTTCATCATCTCCCACCGCATGTCGCTCACGGACATCGCCAACTTCATCGTGGTCATCGAGGACGGCGAGATCGTCGAGAGGGGCACGCAGAAGGAGCTAGAGCAAAAAGTAGGCTTATATAACCGGCTCAGGTCGCTCGACCAGACACACCCGGCAGGCACATGATCGGCCCATTTTTTTCTTTCGTAAAAAGGGGCCCCGTTTTTTCAAACGGGTCGTGAAGCCATTATATTCAGTATCTCGTCCGCCACGGCCTTGTCGAGCGGCTTGTTCTTGTTGCCGCACTTGGGCGAGTATATGCACGCCGGGCACCCCTCGGTACACTCGCAGTCCCGGACCAGCTCCAGAGTAGCTTTTGTGAGCCCGGGGAACATCTCGTAGCACTTTTCGGCAATGCCGATGCCGCCCTCATACCCGTCGTAAACGAAGATCGTCGGCAGGTTCGTGTCGGGGTGGTCGGGCGTCGACAGGCCGCCCATGTCCCACCGGTCGCATAAAGCGAATAGCGGCGCCATGGCGATCATGGCGTGCTCCACGGCATGGATGCCGCCGTTAAAGTCCTTATTCTCCATGAGCATCTTCTGGTGGAGCTCTTCGGGCAGCGTGAACCACACGGCCACGGACTCGAAGGTCTGGGACGGCAGGTCCAGCGGGAAATACCCGAGTAATTTTTCGTACCGCTTCATGGCGTACTCGTAGTACTGCTCGGTGACCGTTACGTCCCCCACGTGCACGTCGATGCCGTTTACCGTCTTCTTCAGCCGCTCCTTCCTGATGGCCACGTCCGACAGCTTCAGTGCCTCGGTATAATAGTCGACGTCTTTCTTGACCGCCCGGGCGATGCCCAGCTTCAGGTCCAGGTCTTCGATGAGGTAGGTCTCGCCCTGGTGGAGCAGCACGGCGCCCTTATGGGCCTCGGAACAGGCTCTCGCCGTCTCCATGGTCTCCAGCAGCTCGGAGCCGCACATCACCCGCACGTTATGGCTGGAAATGTTCTTCAGGCTCACGATCTCCGACGGGCTCTTCGTGCCCCCGTAGACCATGCCGCGGGGCGAGCGCCGGATGATGCCGGCGGAGGACATGGCCTCCATGGCCTCGGAAATATCGCCAAAATACGCGGAGTCGGCCGCAGTGAGGGGCATCTCGGCCGATGCGCACATGAGGTGGCCCATTAAGATGTAAGGATTCCTCAGGTCGACGATGGCTTCCTCGTTCCCTGAATTGAAGAACCGCTCCGGGTGCTTCATGTAGAACTGGTCGAGCGGGTTGTCGAAGGCCACGAGCGTTGCCAGCGACTCGCTTGTGCCCCGCCCTGCCCGGCCCGCCTCCTGCCACGTAGATATCCGGGTCCCCGGATAGCCCGAAATAATAACCGAGTCGAGGGAGCCGATATCTATGCCGACCTCCAGCGCGTTCGTGGAGGTGACGCCCTTGAGGCGCATGCTCTTGAAGTCGTTCTCGATGCGCCTCCTGTCCTCGGGCAGGTATCCTGCCCTGTACGAGGCGATCTCGCCGTGGAACTTATGATTATCGTACTCACGGGCCCACTTAGCGATCAGCTCGGCCATCCTCCGGGACTGCGCGAAGCACAGGGTCTGCAGCCCGTGATCGAGCTGGTCCACCATGAGGCGCATGGTCTCCTGGTGCGTCGAGCCTCTTGACTGGCCTTCGATGGGCGGGTTCCAGAACATGAAGTACTTCTTTCCCCTGCCGGAGCCATCGCGTGACACGACGCTGAACTCCTTGCCGGTCAGCTTGAACGAGAGCTCTTCCGGGTTTGCGACCGTGGCCGAGGACAGGATGAACCGGGGGTCCGACCCGTATCTTTTAAGGATGCGCCGCAGCCGCCTGATGAGCAGGGCCACGCCGGAGCCGTATACGCCCCTATACGTATGGGCCTCGTCGATGACGATGTACCTGAGGCCGGAGAAGAAGCGCCTCCACTTGTCGTGCCACGACAAATATCGATGGATAGCGTAAGGGTTGCTGACGATGAGGCGTGAGGTATCGCGGATGCCTATCCGGGCCGACTGCGGCGTGTCGCCGTCATAGGCGGCAGGCGAAGCCTTCGTGCCCATTTCCTCATCCATGGCCTTGAGCGTCTTTAGCTGGTCGTTCGAGAGGGCCTTCATCGGGTACAGGTACAGCGCGGTCGCTTTCTTATCCTCCAGAAGCGCCTCGAAAACCGGCACGTTAAAGGCGAGAGACTTACCCGACGCCGTAGGCGTCGTGATGATGACGTTCTTACCATCCAGGGCCAGATCGATGGCACGGGCCTGATGCGAGTATAGCCGGATCCTGTGAGCATCCAGGTACCCGCGCAATTTTAAATTAAGAATATGATTAACGTCGTCGAAGGAGGGCGGGCGCTCATCGAGCTCCTCGATATGGGCGATCTGCCCCTCGTAATTATCCGAAGACTTAAGGTCCCGGATATATTCCTCAATGGCCCCCATTACAATCCTCACAGAACTTCGAGAAAAGCCGGACCAGCGACACCAGGTCGTTCCGGTTATGCTCGACGATGGGCACCAGCGGCCCCGGATTATGCGTGCGCAGGTACTCCTCGTAGAACTCGGGCACCAGGGCGCCGGGCACATCATCCAGTCTCTCCTGGCCGAATAAATATTTTTCAATGGTCGTAAGGCGGGCGTCCGGCGTTTTCGACTTCATGAAGCGCCTGGCGAAGGGCAGCATGTCGAAGTGGACGTTCTCGATGTCGCCGCCCAGGTCGTAGTACCAGCGGCGCTGGTTTATGTATGGTACATCGAAGGCGCGGCCGTTATATGATACTAGCGGATTATTTTCGACGAGGGCGGTGAATAAGCTTATTGCGGCCGCCTCCTCGTCAATGTCCCTCGCCAGGTACTGCCGGGTGACGATCTTATCTCCACTGGTGAAGGCTGCGCCGAACAATATGATGGGCCGGGAGAACAGCCCCATGGTCTCGATATCCAGTGCCACCAGGCGCTCGACTTCCGTGAACGCCGTGATGTTCAGGTTAAGGGGGTGGGACTTCGGGAGCCAGTGCCATAGTTCCTGCTGTATGCGGCACGCATCGCCCGAGTCTACAATGGATAAAAACCGTTTTGCCTCGTCGTGCCAGCGCCTGTGGCCCAGCAGGCTCTCGATGTCCGAATATCCGGCCTTGCGTAATTTTTGCTCCGTACCCGCGCCGATGCCGCGAAGCAGGCGAAGGTTTGACATAAGGGCATTTCTTGCGTTATCGCGGTCAATTTTACTCAAGGAAAAATCAGTGGAGCTTTCGATCAGGTAGCACTCGCCGATATCGCTCCGGACGGGCGTGCCCCTGATCGCGTCTTCCAGGCAGGCGCCATCGTACGCCTCCAGGTACTTCTTCTTGACTCGCTGGCCTTCGAAGTACGCGTCGTCATAGAGCCAGGAGGGCATGAAGCCGTATTCACGGGCATCGTCCGGCGGAGCCTCGCCGCCAGGGACGACTGCGTATCCCTCGCGGTCGGCCTCCCTGGCCTTTAGCCTGCCGGCGACGGCATCGAGCTTGCCCGTGCTATGACCTCAGAGAAGATTAGCGATAGCAGGGCTTATAGCCTTTTTGTGTGCGCAGCGAAATTATTAACTTTCGTTAGCTCGCCTTTGCCTTACGTTGCCGCGTATTTATGTCCTTGATCTTAATGGAAGAATGCTTTTTGGCATCGGTGTGCGTAGCGTGGTAGATGAGGTCTATTGCGGTATTTAATAAAGCCTCGCGGTCCACGCCGTTCTCTTGCATGATCAGCTCATGGGACCGGAAGGGGTTCATGGCGACCCAGTAAGCCATACGCAGGAAGATCGCCGTTGGAAGGGGGTCCAGGTCGGGCCTGACGGAGCCTTCGGCGATAGCCATCCGGTAGCCATCGCTCATGATCTGGAGCTGCTCGCTCATCTGGCTCACGTATTCCCGCACGTTCGGGTCCGATACGTCCTTGAACTTCAGCATTATGGCGTTCTCGAGCACAGAGCCCTTATCGGGGTGTGACATATTCCACTCGGTAACGGCGGTGGCGGTCGCGACAATCCGGGCGGTGCCTCCTTCGACACCCTCCAGGTTTTCCTTGATCGCCAGGTTCATGTCGGCGATGATCCGGGCCACGACGGCGGCGCAGAGCGACTCCTTGCTGTTGAAATAGAGGTAGATGGTGCCCTTTGCCACGTCGGCATCCGCGGCGACGTCGTCCATGGTCATGTCCCAGTAGCCCTTTTTGGCCATGATCCGCTCTGCCTTATCGATTATCGTGTTCCGTTTTTGGCGCTTCTTGCGCTCCATTCGTTCACTCATTATAACACCAGATGATTTGCGGCCATTAATGACCACGTTAATGTGCCGTTGTATTGTCAATATACGCTAAAACGCTATATAACTATTGATAAGTGAACGTGGCTTAAATTTTATGACTCCACGGCTGCAAATTTGAGCATTTTGTGCCGAAGCGCCCGCAGCAAAATGTGAAAAGCATATATTGGAAGACTGCTACCTGTTACTGTAACTGTATAAAGGTGTTAACGTGGAAAAAGTACCGGGACCCGTTCTGGAGAGCCTGGCGAAGGGCCAGGACAAGTACGTTGAGCGTCTGAACGAATTTTTAAAGATGCCGAGCATCAGCACGCTGCCCGCCCACTCGGGCGACATTCGTAAGGCCGCAAAGTGGCTGCTCCATGAGGCGGAACTCCTGGGTTTCAAAGGCGCGCTATACGAGACAAAGGGGCACCCCGTCATGTACGCAGAGCTATGCCCCCATAAGGACGCCCCGACGATCCTGATCTACGGCCACTACGACGTCCAGCCTCCCGACCCCGTCGACCAGTGGTGTTATCCGCCGTTCACGCCCACTGTTCACGACGGCTGTATCTTCGCGAGGGGCGCCACAGACGATAAGGGGCAGCTCCTTACTTTCTTTAACGCCATCGAGTCCATCCTCGCGGCAGAAGGCCGGCTACCGCTTAACGTCAAGCTGGTCATGGAGGGCGAGGAGGAGGTTGGCAGCCCGAACTTCGGGGCTTTCGTAGAATCGCATAAGGAGCTGTTAAAGGCGGACATCATCGCCCTCTCCGACGGCGAAAAGTACCGGAAGGACATGCCCTCTATCTGCTATGGCCTTCGCGGGCTGCTTTACATGCAGATCGATATCCAGGGTCCCGCCTACGACGTGCACTCCGGCCTTCACGGCGGCTCCGTCATGAATCCCGCGCTCGCGCTCACATGGATATTAAGTAAGCTAAAAGACAGCAATGGGAAAGTGTTGATACCCGGATTTTATGACAGCGCCAGAGATGTAGAGCCGTGGGAGCGTAAGGAGATGGCAGGGCTGCCATTCGACGAAAAGACAGAGGCCGCCATGCTGGGCGTGCCGGGGCTCGTACCCGAAAAGGGATATACCGTACTGGAGAGCACCCGGGCCCGGCCGACGCTGGACATCAACGGCATCTGGGGCGGCTTCCAGGGCGAAGGCTCCAAGACGATCATCCCGGCCGCGGCGGGCGCCAAGGTCAGCATGCGCCTGGTGCCGGACCAGGACCCGGACGAGATCGCGAGGCTTTTCGAGAAGTACGTGATGTCGATGGTGCCGGCCGGAGTGACCGTGAAGGTCACGAAGATCGTGGGTAACAGGGCGCTGATCGTCTCGCGGGAGAGCCCGGCAGTCAAGGCCATGGCGAGCTCCATCGAGTACGCCTTCGGCGTAAAGCCCGTATTCACCAGGGACGGCGGAAGCATCGGTGCCGTCATCGCCATGCAGTCGGGCCTGGGCATCGACGACATCCTCATGCTCGGCTGGGGCGACCCGGACGACGCGCTCCACTCGCCGAACGAGCACTTCAGCCTGGAGAACTTCCGGAGGGGCTCGCTGGCGGCCGCCGCGCTGCTCTACGGGCTCGCTAAAGCGAAAAAGCCGCTGGCCCCGGCGCACATGGCGAAAAAGGAAGCTGTCAAGTAAGCTTAGTGGCCTATGCCGCCGAAAAAGCTCAGCACGGCGGCATTGAACTCGGCATGCGTCTCCACATTGGGCATATGGCCGCTACGCTCGATGAGCTTTACCTTCGAGCCGGCGATGAGCCCCCTGTATTTTTCGGCATCTTCCGCGGGGAGCAGCAGGTCGTCCTCGCCCCATATAATAAGGGCGGGGGCGGAGATGGCCATGAGCGTCCCGGCATAGCTGCCATCATAGCGAAGGATGGACTTACAATTTTTAACGAAAGCGTCCCTGGACTCCTTCGAGTCGGTGACGAGCTGCGTGTCCTCGAGCAGCCTCATGTTAGCGCTATTATGGAGCATCGGCCGGCAGTATAGCCGCCGGCTTCTTATCATCAGGCCCAGGAAGGCGTTATATAGTTCCTTGTTCCGCGAGAGGCTTTCGGGAACGAAGCCCGTGGGGTCCGATAGGACGATCCCGGCTACTCTGTCAGGGCATCGTGCGGCGAACTTCGCTACGACGGCCCCTCCCATTGAGTTGCCTACAAGGGAGGCTTTATGCACGCCGATCGAGTCCATAAATTCCTTCAGGAAACCCACGTAATAGTCGACACCATAGTCCAGGTCCGGCTTATCCGAGAGCCCAAAGCCAGGAAGGTCGGGCGCATACACTTTATAGTATTTCGCCAGGGGGCTTATGTTGAGCTTCCATTGGCCAGCCGAGAGGCCGTTGCCGTGGACCAGGATGACGGCGCTGCCGCTGCCTTCCACCATATAATGGATCCTCAAGCCGCCCACTTCGACATATTCTTCCATTTATCCTCCGGCCCTGCAAACCTGAACGATAGTTAGAATAGTTATGGCTTAATTAAAAATTTAGTGGTCACGACAGAAACTATTTATTTCGAAATGCATCCTGATATTCGAGGGAAACCTTAATATCGGATATTGCACTACTATAGTGCGCATCAGCACTAACATTGTGTTCAGGCACAAGTATTGTGCAGCATTGCGGGGCCCGTGGTCTAGCTGGTTATGACGTCGCCTTGACATGGCGGAGGCCATGAGTTCGAATCTCATCGGGCCCACTCCGTTTTTTTACTTTTAAAAAAGATTTATGACGGGACGATCGTGAACTTATAAAATACATCATACTCGGACAGCGTATCCTTCACCCACCTTGCGTCGGACGAGGGCAGATTCTTTCGGAGCCTGACCACGATCTCCGGCGGCTGGCTCTGGCTGTCCTTGAGGTCGAACGATTCGACGAGCTCCGATAGGCGAAGGCTGTCGTTGGGGTTTCCCAGCAGGCTAAAAATCTCTTCTGCAAAATCTGCCATGGTGTTCACATTCCTTAATGTGTGGTCACATATCCTTCATGTTTAATAAATTGATTCCATAATTCGGGGATTATTGTACGTCCCCGACCACACCATATACTTTGTCATATATTTTATACTGGCCCTGCTGCTTGTCTAGCGGCTTGTAATAGTAGATCTTCGGGTAGCCCGGGGCCATCTTTGCGGGCAGCTCGATAAATATCTCTCCACGCGCCGATCCCAGGCCCGAGCCTATGGTCTTTTCCGGATATTCTATGTAAGGGATGAACGCCCTTGAATCCTGGACGGGGTCGGTCTCATTTACCTTATATTCGACGCCGAACCAGTCAAGCGACGTCTGGACCGGCTTATCCGAGCTTACGTTGACCTTGTAGATATACAATAAATATCCCGGAGCGGCCTTTTGCATTCCGCCGTATTCGGTCTCGGTACCCGGCGAATAGAAGAACTGGATATGTGCCTCGTCGTTGTTGCCTATGAGCGTCGGCACCGGGGAGACTGTAGCCGTAGGGGTCACAGTCGGGACGGGCGTCGGGGCCGGAGAGCTGACGCAGCCCGCGGCCAGCAGCGATACAAGCAAGACCAGAATTATTGTGAAACCCTTCATGATACCTACCACGCGATCTAACAAGCATCTACTGTCATGCCCCCGATATCTACTTTTCGCGGTCGTTCAAAATACGAAATAAACTGATATCCGGCCGCATAGATACTACAACGTATATTTAACGAGAATGGTGCGGAGGAGTCGCTTTTGAAGGTAAAGGATATCATGAGTAAGGACGTCGTCACCATCGGTGCCGATGCCTCGGTGGCGGACGCGGCGAGAAAGATGAAGGAGGCTGACGTGGGGTCGGTGGTCGTACTCGACAAGAACGCTGTAAAGGGCATCGTCACGGACCGTAAGATCGTCACGAACTGCATCGCCGAGAACAAAGACCCGGGAAGGGAGCACATCGGGAATATCACGAGCAAGAGCATGATCACCTGCAGCGAGGACAGCGATGTCCACGACGCGCTGATGACGCTGGGGAAGAACAAGATACGCCGCTGCCCGGTCGTCAACGACAGGAAAGAGCTGGTGGGCGTGCTTTCGGTCGCAGACATCGCCGGGGAGATGAGGGGCTGCATGGACGCCCTGTTCGACGGGCTTTCCAAGTCAGCCGGGGGCGAAGCGGAGCGCCACGAGCCTTCCAGGCCCGTGATTCACTGACCCCTTATTTCTTTTTCGCGATGACCATGATGCTCATGCCGGCCCTGCTGAACGGCCAGGCGCCGTAGACCCGGTCCTCGGCCGCCCTCAGGATGGAGAACATTCCCCTGGTCAGCCGGCCGGGATGGTCCTTGAGCATGACGGTACTCGGTATGATGTTGGTTATCGAGTGCGCCCCATAGGCGGCTACGATCTCGCAGCCCACATCCCCAAGCTCTTTTTTCAGCTCATGGTACGTGAAGGTCCGTAAGTGGAGCAGTTTTACCTTGTTCTCGTCGTAAGTGAGTGGAAATACGTAAGGATAGCCCTCGTGCAACGGCCGCTTCACATATCCGATGACGCCCGGCAGAGTCTCGTGGTATTCCAGCGGGTCCCCGGTCAGCGTGCTCGCCAGGCTCCATAAGATGTCCGGCTTCCACTTGTTGTCGGACTCCAGGAACAGGTATCCGCCAGGCTTGAGCACCCTGCCCGCCTCCTCGAAGAAGCATGAATAGTCCGGTATGTGGTTGACTGTGCTCCCGGCGCTTGAGATGGCGTCAAAGCACTCGTCCGGGAACGGGAGCCTGCACGCGTCCGATGCCATGCAGACGCCCTTGCCCAGCTTTTTATTGGCGACTTTCACCAGGCCGTGGCTTATATCAATGCCCACGACGTCGAAGCCGCTTTTATCGAAGAGCAGCGTCTGCTGCCCCGTGCCGCACCCGATGTCGAGCACCCGGGCGCCCTGTGGCAAAAGAGGAATGAAGCGTTCCTTTAATAGTGAATTGATGCGGCCGAAGAGGTATGGGAAAAACAGCCCCTCGTACGTGTCGTATATGTCGGACGCCTCGTCGTAGGCTTCCGCGTGTTCCCTTTTTGAGGAATCGACGACGAACGTGTGTTTTTCATCGGCCATGGTAATGTGGCTGTTCTAAGCGGTTACAGTTAATAAAATTTGTGGAAGGCATGCTTATTTTTTCTTTGGCTTTGACACCTTTTTGCGTACCGCGGGGCTCTGCAATTCCTTCAGCGCGTCGGCCGCTATCCACCGGGCGCTCTTCGAGTCCAGCGCCTGCATCTGTTTCGCCGTTGCGATGGCCTTCACATTCAGGTCGGCATTGCGCTTGCCTATCTGCCGCAAAGCCCAGTTCACGGCCTTCTTCACGAAGTTCCGCTCATCCATGGAGCCTTTTATGATGAACGGCAAGAACAGCTCAAAGACCGTATCCGGCGCCTTCTTGTCGTGGACGGCCAGGGTGGCCATCATGACGTAGCCGGCACGGCGGACGAACTCCCGCTCATCACGGGTCCAGGCCAGCGCCTTGCCGTAAGCGAACTGCGTCTTATCGAACAGGTTAGAGCAGCACTGGTCGCATACGTCCCAGGAGTCGAAACCGGCGGCCCATGTGTCCATCTGCTTTTCCGAGACCTGGCGGGGGTCATCGATGAGCCCGGCCAGGATCTTCGCCTCATGGTAGCCCGTATCCCAGAGGGCAAGGGCCAGCTCATGATCCTTATCCAGCTCTTTAGCGAGCGCCCGCAGTTCCGGCATTGAAACGCCGAACGCCCTGTCGACGGTAATCCCATATCGGGCCATGCCTTCCCTGTTCCCGGGATTGGCCATCGATCGCAAACGAGCGATCACGTCGTCTGCGCATACTTCAGACGCCATAGTTATCCTCCTGACTGTATGGAGTAAGAAGGATACATACTTAATGGTCTTTAAAGTTGTTTCTACCCATTTTCCGCATGCGAGCTTTATCGTGGGGCACCTCAAGATTTTTATGTGATCCATATGATGCAGGAACCTCTGAGGTGGGGCAAAGATGCCCGAAAGGCACTGGACGAGGCAAAGCGCACGGGCAGGCTGGCGCTTTTATTCTTCCACTCGAACCAGTGCAGCGGATGTAAAGCCACGATAGCGAAGACGCTGCCGGACCCGAAAGTATCGAAGTTCATCGAGCGCATCTTCTCGCCGGCCATGTTCGAGGTCAGCGAGCCGGGCTCCCAGGAGCTGATGAAAAAGTACGGCGCGCAGTGGACGCCGACGTTCGTCGTAACGGATGCGGACGGGAACGAGATATACCACTGGGTCGGCTACCTGCCGCCGGGCGACTTCTGTGCCGAGATGCTGTTCGCCGAGGGCCGGGCCGCCTTCAAGAATAAGGACTGGGACCGCGCAGAGCGCTGCTTTAACTCCGTGGCCGAAAGGTTCCCGGACAGCGAGGAAGCGCCGGAGGCGCTCTACTATACGGGCGTGGCCCGGTACGAGAAGACCCACGATGCCACGGACCTCGCGGACACGAGCAAGAAGCTGAACGCGAAGTACCCGAATAGCAGCTGGACAAAAAAGGCCTCTGTGTGGGGTGAGTGATAAAATTTCGCTAGGGGGCGCTCTCGGCCCCCGGCCGGGCCATGCACAGGCTTTCCTTATACTCGCAGTAGTTGCACTTCCACTTCTCCCGGAACCCGGCACGGGCGGCCTTGCGCTGCCCTTCCCAGAACTGGCCGGCGTGCGCAAGCTTGTGCGTTAAAAACCTAGAGTCGTACAGGATGGCCTTATCGCCGATGTGATCTCCCCTTTCCTGGTGGATGTACCGCACGATGAGGAAGTCCGAGAGCTGCGGGAGCGATGTGAATTGTTCGAACACTTCCCGGGCAAGGCGGGCAACTGAGCCGTCCTCGACGGCCATCCCTTCTGATCCGAGCTGCCCTCGCAGCTCATCGCTGATGGCGCCTCCCTCCTTCAGCCCTGTGTCCGCTATAAAGTCCTCGTACGTGTAATCGCCATTACGCACGTCCTCAAGCAGCTTGCGGTAGAGCATGACCTGGATCTCGGTGGGCTTGACCGAAGGCGGAGGCGGCAGGGTCGGCCTGAGCCGGGTCTTATGGTCGAGAATGACAACGTGGCCATCCTTGAGCGAAAGCTCGTCGATGATCCCGGCGATGGGGAACCCGGCCGCACGGCCGAACACGTACAGCTCGCGAGTTATTCCTTCGCTCATAAGCTGCTCAAGCCCATTACGGATGTTCAACAGTAAAACGTAGGCAGCGTCGTCGGCAGTAAGCGTCGCGACCTCCGTCTCACGCATAAGCTCAAGTAAATACTCCTTATGGATCTCCTGGCCGGCCAGAGTAGCCGCCGTATCCTCACGAGGGCACTCCAGCG encodes:
- a CDS encoding alpha/beta fold hydrolase produces the protein MEEYVEVGGLRIHYMVEGSGSAVILVHGNGLSAGQWKLNISPLAKYYKVYAPDLPGFGLSDKPDLDYGVDYYVGFLKEFMDSIGVHKASLVGNSMGGAVVAKFAARCPDRVAGIVLSDPTGFVPESLSRNKELYNAFLGLMIRSRRLYCRPMLHNSANMRLLEDTQLVTDSKESRDAFVKNCKSILRYDGSYAGTLMAISAPALIIWGEDDLLLPAEDAEKYRGLIAGSKVKLIERSGHMPNVETHAEFNAAVLSFFGGIGH
- a CDS encoding CBS domain-containing protein → MKVKDIMSKDVVTIGADASVADAARKMKEADVGSVVVLDKNAVKGIVTDRKIVTNCIAENKDPGREHIGNITSKSMITCSEDSDVHDALMTLGKNKIRRCPVVNDRKELVGVLSVADIAGEMRGCMDALFDGLSKSAGGEAERHEPSRPVIH
- a CDS encoding class I SAM-dependent methyltransferase — protein: MADEKHTFVVDSSKREHAEAYDEASDIYDTYEGLFFPYLFGRINSLLKERFIPLLPQGARVLDIGCGTGQQTLLFDKSGFDVVGIDISHGLVKVANKKLGKGVCMASDACRLPFPDECFDAISSAGSTVNHIPDYSCFFEEAGRVLKPGGYLFLESDNKWKPDILWSLASTLTGDPLEYHETLPGVIGYVKRPLHEGYPYVFPLTYDENKVKLLHLRTFTYHELKKELGDVGCEIVAAYGAHSITNIIPSTVMLKDHPGRLTRGMFSILRAAEDRVYGAWPFSRAGMSIMVIAKKK
- a CDS encoding DNA alkylation repair protein yields the protein MASEVCADDVIARLRSMANPGNREGMARYGITVDRAFGVSMPELRALAKELDKDHELALALWDTGYHEAKILAGLIDDPRQVSEKQMDTWAAGFDSWDVCDQCCSNLFDKTQFAYGKALAWTRDEREFVRRAGYVMMATLAVHDKKAPDTVFELFLPFIIKGSMDERNFVKKAVNWALRQIGKRNADLNVKAIATAKQMQALDSKSARWIAADALKELQSPAVRKKVSKPKKK
- a CDS encoding thioredoxin fold domain-containing protein, whose amino-acid sequence is MMQEPLRWGKDARKALDEAKRTGRLALLFFHSNQCSGCKATIAKTLPDPKVSKFIERIFSPAMFEVSEPGSQELMKKYGAQWTPTFVVTDADGNEIYHWVGYLPPGDFCAEMLFAEGRAAFKNKDWDRAERCFNSVAERFPDSEEAPEALYYTGVARYEKTHDATDLADTSKKLNAKYPNSSWTKKASVWGE
- a CDS encoding PD-(D/E)XK nuclease family protein; translation: MRGSILEKYGLTHLNVTHVSQQFWCERQVELSLECPREDTAATLAGQEIHKEYLLELMRETEVATLTADDAAYVLLLNIRNGLEQLMSEGITRELYVFGRAAGFPIAGIIDELSLKDGHVVILDHKTRLRPTLPPPPSVKPTEIQVMLYRKLLEDVRNGDYTYEDFIADTGLKEGGAISDELRGQLGSEGMAVEDGSVARLAREVFEQFTSLPQLSDFLIVRYIHQERGDHIGDKAILYDSRFLTHKLAHAGQFWEGQRKAARAGFREKWKCNYCEYKESLCMARPGAESAP